A genomic segment from Janthinobacterium sp. 64 encodes:
- a CDS encoding hybrid sensor histidine kinase/response regulator → MVGGWAAAAPAPTLRFDQLSVEQGLAQESVLAIAQDRQGYMWFGSQSGLSRYDGYRMVVYKNIEGDKTSLADNWVGELHVDSQGQLWVGTDNGLDRFDPASQTFTHYAPAEKSKRGNGNRHIHAILDDGARGFWIATSDGLQHFDPATGTFRTWHHEEGNPHSLGDNEIKALALDAQQRLWIGTVTGLDMLAPGSNRFEHFAVDTQPGSKYNVIQSLLVDRQQNLWIGTMAGAERWRLGGAGQAPQSRLRLNEKQGFSAIRVASLYQDIDATVWLGSNADGLFRWLPESDTFLQYRHQTGDKFSVADNQLSSLYRDRAGTFWVGSWYNGVSRVDLGSGGFSRMARAPGDVGALADKKVRAVADAGNGKLWLATKGGLKLYDTRDGSSRLFDLRSSPGMSRDEQVTTLYKAPDGVLWVGGSTGLHRFDPALGRFFTMRFAAGDPNSDTIRNVVSDRSGMLWVSTRGGVHRFDPASRTFTTYRHDPANPNSLSDNMVRPVLEDGKGRLWIGSFHGLDLLDRATGHFRHFRHDPQNPHSLSHDEVHYLHEDKRGVLWVGTANGLNRMDVDAKGDIRFRRFLRKDGMADDAVASILGDDNEQLWLSTNSGITRLDMRSGLFRNYDSADGTVEGSYFDGAALRASDGTMYFGGFNGMTAFVPQDIHDNRVPPLVAITELQIFNKPVAIGRGEFAHVLRTAIDHTRELMLTSRESVFSLEFAALHFAAPQRNMFAYRLEGFDQDWVMTDAGRRFATYTNLDAGNYVFRVKAANKDGVWNESGATLAITILPPFWKTWWFRTLMAALLLGAIYGAYRQRVRALRRQQNELEKLVGERTAELQSKEIEVLAQSEKLAQVNSSLTKNEESLRQAKRKAEDATRQKSEFLANMSHEMRTPLAGVIGMLGFALRDEQLHDATREQILRGQANAQSLLVIINDLLDFSKIEAGKLSIENIDFALGAAIETVVTLFEEQAAARSIGFSIDFAPDLPPFVVGDPTRLRQVLVNLVGNAFKFTQRGGVSVCVERAGVASGSGGRRVNLIRFSVSDSGIGIDADAMARLFQKFEQADASTTRRYGGTGLGLAICRQLVELMEGEIEVASTPGQGSTFAFTLPLADGVAPPLVPQVALAPHSHQLRVLCAEDFPTNQIIIRVMLEELGHRVDVVANGVLAVAACVHTRYDLILMDGRMPEMDGATATRLIRVGGWPDQPVRDQELMIVALTANASEEDRSRYLGVGMDDFLSKPVDEAALHGLLARAIERQLQRGFMLPRMPSDAPRASARGQAELDALFGIAPAAPAAPPSQSIRSGELQRRIRVAFVADLEGRLRELDAALAAQDRDNAGRLLHGLKGSAAYLDETQLHMLCTEMEEAADGGRWTQVALHLPRLRALLAQIAVSGKEM, encoded by the coding sequence ATGGTGGGCGGATGGGCCGCGGCGGCGCCTGCGCCCACCCTGCGTTTCGATCAGCTCAGCGTCGAGCAGGGCCTGGCGCAGGAATCGGTGCTGGCCATCGCCCAGGACCGGCAGGGTTATATGTGGTTCGGCAGCCAGTCTGGCCTGAGCCGCTACGACGGCTATCGCATGGTCGTCTACAAGAATATCGAGGGCGACAAGACCAGCCTGGCCGACAACTGGGTCGGCGAACTGCACGTCGATAGCCAGGGGCAGCTGTGGGTGGGCACCGACAATGGCCTGGACCGCTTCGACCCCGCCAGCCAGACCTTCACGCATTACGCCCCGGCCGAAAAGAGCAAGCGCGGCAACGGCAACCGTCACATCCACGCCATCCTCGACGATGGCGCGCGCGGCTTCTGGATCGCCACCTCGGACGGCTTGCAGCATTTCGATCCTGCCACGGGCACCTTCCGCACCTGGCACCATGAAGAAGGCAACCCGCATAGCCTGGGCGACAATGAAATCAAGGCGCTGGCGCTGGACGCGCAACAGCGCCTGTGGATCGGCACCGTCACGGGCCTGGACATGCTGGCGCCGGGCAGCAACCGCTTCGAGCATTTCGCCGTCGACACGCAGCCCGGTTCAAAATACAATGTGATCCAGTCGCTGCTGGTGGACCGCCAGCAAAATCTGTGGATCGGCACCATGGCCGGCGCCGAGCGCTGGCGCCTGGGAGGCGCCGGCCAGGCGCCGCAGTCACGCCTGCGCCTGAATGAAAAACAGGGCTTTTCCGCCATCCGCGTGGCCAGCCTGTACCAGGATATCGACGCCACCGTCTGGCTGGGCAGCAATGCCGATGGCCTGTTCCGCTGGCTGCCCGAGAGCGACACCTTCCTGCAGTACCGCCATCAGACGGGCGACAAGTTCAGCGTCGCCGACAACCAGCTGTCATCCTTGTACCGCGACCGCGCGGGCACCTTCTGGGTCGGCTCCTGGTACAACGGCGTGAGCCGGGTCGACCTGGGCAGCGGCGGCTTTTCGCGCATGGCGCGCGCGCCCGGCGATGTGGGCGCGCTGGCGGACAAGAAAGTGCGCGCCGTGGCCGACGCGGGCAATGGCAAACTGTGGCTGGCCACCAAGGGCGGCCTGAAACTGTACGACACGCGCGACGGCAGCTCGCGCCTGTTCGACCTGCGCAGCTCGCCCGGCATGTCGCGCGACGAGCAGGTCACCACCCTGTACAAGGCGCCGGACGGCGTGCTGTGGGTGGGCGGCTCGACGGGCTTGCACCGCTTCGATCCGGCACTCGGGCGTTTCTTTACCATGCGCTTTGCCGCCGGCGACCCGAACAGCGACACCATCCGCAATGTCGTGAGCGACCGCAGCGGCATGCTGTGGGTCTCGACGCGGGGTGGCGTGCACCGTTTCGACCCCGCCAGCCGGACCTTTACCACTTACCGCCACGATCCGGCCAACCCGAACAGCCTGTCCGACAACATGGTGCGGCCCGTGCTGGAAGACGGCAAGGGGCGGCTGTGGATAGGCTCCTTCCACGGCCTCGATTTGCTCGACCGCGCCACGGGCCACTTCCGCCATTTTCGCCACGATCCGCAAAACCCGCATAGCCTCAGCCACGACGAGGTGCACTATCTGCACGAGGACAAGCGCGGCGTGCTGTGGGTGGGCACGGCCAATGGCCTGAACCGCATGGATGTCGATGCGAAGGGTGATATCCGCTTCCGGCGCTTCCTGCGCAAGGATGGCATGGCCGATGATGCCGTCGCCAGCATCCTCGGCGACGACAATGAGCAGCTGTGGCTGAGCACGAATAGCGGCATCACGCGGCTCGACATGCGCAGCGGCCTGTTTCGCAACTACGACAGCGCCGACGGCACCGTGGAAGGCTCGTACTTCGATGGCGCGGCCCTGCGCGCGTCCGACGGCACCATGTATTTCGGCGGTTTTAACGGCATGACGGCGTTCGTGCCGCAGGATATCCACGACAACCGCGTGCCGCCGCTGGTGGCCATCACGGAACTGCAGATCTTCAACAAGCCGGTGGCCATCGGCCGCGGCGAATTCGCGCACGTGCTCAGGACGGCCATCGACCATACACGGGAGCTGATGCTGACCAGCCGCGAAAGCGTCTTTTCGCTGGAATTTGCGGCCCTGCATTTCGCCGCGCCCCAGCGCAATATGTTCGCCTACCGGCTCGAAGGCTTCGACCAGGACTGGGTCATGACGGATGCGGGGCGGCGCTTTGCCACCTACACCAACCTCGATGCCGGCAACTACGTGTTTCGCGTCAAGGCGGCCAACAAGGACGGCGTGTGGAACGAGAGCGGCGCCACCCTGGCCATCACGATCTTGCCGCCGTTCTGGAAAACCTGGTGGTTCCGCACCCTGATGGCGGCGCTGCTGCTGGGCGCCATCTATGGCGCCTACCGCCAGCGCGTGCGCGCGTTGCGGCGCCAGCAGAACGAGCTGGAAAAACTGGTCGGTGAACGCACGGCCGAGCTGCAGAGCAAGGAAATCGAAGTGCTGGCCCAGTCGGAAAAGCTGGCGCAAGTCAACAGCAGCCTGACGAAAAACGAGGAAAGCCTGCGCCAGGCCAAGCGCAAGGCCGAGGATGCGACGCGCCAGAAGTCGGAATTTTTGGCCAACATGAGCCACGAGATGCGCACGCCGCTGGCCGGCGTGATCGGCATGCTGGGCTTTGCCCTGCGCGACGAGCAGTTGCACGATGCCACGCGCGAGCAGATCCTGCGCGGCCAGGCCAACGCCCAGTCGCTGCTGGTGATCATCAATGACTTGCTCGATTTTTCCAAGATCGAGGCGGGCAAGCTGAGTATCGAAAACATCGACTTCGCACTCGGTGCGGCGATCGAGACGGTCGTCACCCTGTTCGAGGAGCAGGCGGCCGCGCGCAGCATCGGTTTCTCCATCGATTTCGCGCCCGACTTGCCGCCCTTCGTGGTGGGCGACCCGACCCGTCTGCGCCAGGTGCTGGTCAACCTGGTCGGCAATGCCTTCAAGTTCACCCAGCGCGGCGGCGTCAGCGTCTGCGTCGAGCGCGCCGGCGTGGCCAGCGGCAGCGGCGGGCGCCGTGTCAACCTGATCCGCTTTAGCGTCAGCGACAGCGGCATCGGCATCGATGCGGACGCGATGGCGCGCCTGTTCCAGAAGTTCGAGCAGGCCGACGCCAGCACCACGCGGCGCTACGGCGGCACGGGACTGGGCCTGGCGATCTGCCGCCAGCTGGTCGAATTGATGGAAGGCGAGATCGAAGTGGCCAGCACGCCAGGGCAGGGCAGCACCTTTGCCTTCACCTTGCCGCTGGCCGATGGCGTGGCGCCGCCGCTGGTGCCGCAGGTGGCGCTGGCGCCGCACAGCCACCAGTTGCGCGTGCTGTGCGCGGAAGACTTCCCCACCAACCAGATCATCATCCGCGTCATGCTCGAAGAACTGGGGCACAGGGTCGACGTGGTCGCCAACGGCGTGCTGGCCGTGGCGGCCTGCGTGCATACGCGCTATGACCTGATCCTGATGGACGGGCGCATGCCGGAGATGGACGGCGCCACGGCGACGCGCTTGATCCGCGTGGGCGGTTGGCCGGACCAGCCCGTGCGCGACCAGGAACTGATGATCGTGGCCCTGACGGCGAACGCCAGCGAGGAAGACCGCAGCCGCTATCTTGGCGTCGGCATGGATGATTTCCTCAGCAAACCGGTCGACGAGGCGGCGCTGCATGGCTTGCTGGCGCGCGCCATCGAGCGCCAGCTGCAGCGCGGTTTCATGTTGCCGCGCATGCCGTCGGACGCGCCGCGCGCCAGCGCGCGGGGGCAGGCCGAACTCGATGCCCTGTTCGGCATCGCGCCCGCTGCTCCCGCCGCGCCGCCTTCCCAGTCCATCCGCAGCGGTGAGCTGCAACGGCGCATCCGCGTCGCCTTCGTCGCCGACCTGGAGGGACGTTTGCGCGAACTCGACGCCGCCCTGGCGGCGCAGGACAGGGACAACGCCGGGCGCCTGCTGCACGGTTTGAAGGGCAGCGCCGCCTATCTCGATGAAACGCAGCTGCACATGCTGTGCACGGAAATGGAGGAGGCGGCCGACGGCGGGCGCTGGACGCAAGTGGCCCTGCATTTGCCGCGATTGCGCGCACTGTTGGCGCAAATAGCCGTTTCGGGCAAGGAAATGTAA
- a CDS encoding response regulator, with amino-acid sequence MKVLVVDDDVVSRMVLMHLIDSCGVHDIVEAEDGAAAWEQLEGGLRPSLCFCDLRMPRLSGMELLQKIRSDSALDAMPLVLVSSANDQDTVRDAVQAGAAGYIVKPFLPEQVRQHIDACFDVSALPAEAPRDTLQRLGIDGERLQAYLTGFQAQVGAASEQVDALLARGEPAQARQQLERLHLGCRTLGLHGAEAAMMVLLQASVLDGGQIQAALAALARSVAQQARLLQQDGAD; translated from the coding sequence ATGAAAGTACTGGTGGTTGACGATGATGTCGTGTCGCGCATGGTATTGATGCATCTGATCGACAGCTGCGGCGTGCACGATATCGTGGAAGCCGAAGATGGCGCGGCGGCGTGGGAGCAGCTCGAAGGCGGCTTGCGCCCGTCGCTGTGCTTCTGCGATTTGCGCATGCCGCGCCTGTCCGGCATGGAGCTGCTGCAGAAAATCCGCTCCGACAGCGCGCTCGATGCCATGCCGCTGGTGCTGGTGTCGTCGGCGAATGACCAGGACACGGTGCGCGACGCCGTGCAGGCTGGCGCCGCGGGCTACATCGTCAAGCCATTCCTGCCGGAGCAGGTGCGCCAGCATATCGATGCCTGCTTCGACGTCTCCGCATTGCCGGCCGAGGCGCCGCGCGACACCTTGCAGCGCCTCGGCATCGACGGCGAACGCTTGCAGGCCTATCTGACGGGTTTCCAGGCGCAGGTGGGCGCCGCCAGCGAACAGGTCGACGCCTTGCTGGCGCGCGGCGAACCGGCCCAGGCGCGCCAGCAACTGGAACGGCTGCATCTCGGTTGCCGCACCCTGGGCTTGCATGGCGCGGAGGCTGCGATGATGGTCCTGCTGCAGGCCTCGGTGCTCGATGGCGGCCAGATACAGGCGGCGCTGGCCGCACTGGCGCGCAGCGTGGCGCAGCAGGCGCGTTTGTTGCAACAGGACGGCGCTGACTGA
- a CDS encoding AMP-binding protein, whose product MSSDPSPSTASPQDDFARAHLPPRALWPQLCLDLPELQYPARLNCVAALLDAAVASGGGERTAIVADGQRWTYAQLARQVDRIAHVLRADLGLIPGNRVLLRGANTPMMAACLLAVLKAGCIAVPTMPLLRARELSTIIIKAEVNAVLCAQGLRAELDGVPGLPAMLCFGADDAELEQRMAAHATPFAACDTAADDVCLISFTSGTTGVPKGTMHMQRDLLAICDCFPRSMLQVRADDIFIGTPPLAFTFGLGGLLLFPLRFGACAVLLEKLTPESLLRAIGTYQATICFTAPTFYRQMAPLVAQHDLRSLRLSVSAGEALPLATRDAWQAATGLAMTDGIGATEMLHIFISATGDGIRRGAIGKAIPGYQACIVDDAGVPQPPGVTGRLAVKGPTGCRYLADPRQREYVQNGWNLTGDTFEMDADGYFYYRSRSDDMIVSAGYNIAGPEVEEALLRHPAVAECGVVGRADAERGQIVEAHIVLKDGFQPGDLLAAELQDFVRQQIAPYKYPRAIRFLPSLPRTETGKLQRFKLRTDTA is encoded by the coding sequence ATGAGCAGCGACCCTTCGCCCAGCACCGCATCTCCCCAGGACGACTTTGCGCGTGCCCACCTGCCGCCGCGGGCGCTTTGGCCGCAGCTGTGCCTGGACTTGCCCGAGCTGCAGTATCCGGCGCGCCTCAATTGCGTCGCCGCGCTGCTCGATGCGGCCGTCGCCAGCGGCGGCGGCGAACGCACCGCCATCGTTGCCGACGGCCAGCGCTGGACTTACGCGCAGCTGGCGCGGCAAGTCGACCGCATCGCCCACGTGCTGCGCGCAGACCTGGGCCTGATCCCCGGCAACCGCGTGCTGCTGCGCGGCGCAAATACCCCCATGATGGCCGCCTGCCTGCTGGCCGTGCTGAAGGCCGGCTGCATCGCCGTGCCCACCATGCCGCTGCTGCGCGCGCGCGAACTGTCCACGATTATCATCAAGGCGGAAGTCAATGCCGTGCTGTGCGCGCAAGGCTTGCGCGCGGAGCTCGATGGCGTGCCCGGCTTGCCGGCCATGCTGTGCTTTGGCGCCGATGACGCGGAACTGGAGCAGCGCATGGCGGCCCACGCCACACCGTTTGCCGCGTGCGACACGGCGGCCGACGACGTCTGCCTGATCAGCTTTACTTCGGGCACGACGGGCGTGCCCAAGGGAACCATGCACATGCAGCGCGACTTGCTGGCCATCTGCGACTGCTTCCCCCGCTCCATGCTGCAGGTGCGCGCCGACGATATCTTCATCGGCACGCCGCCGCTGGCCTTCACTTTTGGCCTGGGCGGCCTGCTGCTGTTCCCCCTGCGCTTTGGCGCTTGCGCCGTGCTGCTGGAAAAACTCACGCCCGAGAGCCTGCTGCGTGCCATCGGTACTTACCAGGCCACGATCTGCTTCACGGCGCCTACCTTTTACCGCCAGATGGCGCCGCTGGTTGCGCAGCACGACCTGCGCAGCCTGCGCTTGTCCGTCTCGGCCGGCGAGGCGCTGCCGCTGGCCACGCGCGACGCCTGGCAGGCGGCGACGGGCCTGGCCATGACGGACGGCATCGGCGCCACCGAAATGCTGCACATCTTCATTTCCGCCACGGGCGACGGCATCCGCCGCGGCGCCATCGGCAAGGCCATTCCCGGCTACCAGGCGTGCATCGTCGACGATGCGGGCGTGCCGCAGCCGCCCGGCGTGACGGGCCGCCTGGCCGTGAAAGGCCCTACCGGCTGCCGCTACCTGGCCGATCCGCGCCAGCGCGAATACGTGCAGAACGGCTGGAACCTGACGGGCGACACCTTCGAAATGGATGCCGATGGTTACTTCTATTACCGCTCGCGCAGCGACGACATGATCGTCTCGGCCGGCTACAACATCGCCGGCCCGGAAGTGGAAGAGGCGCTGCTGCGCCATCCGGCCGTGGCCGAATGCGGCGTGGTGGGGCGCGCCGATGCCGAGCGTGGCCAGATCGTCGAAGCGCACATCGTGCTCAAGGACGGTTTCCAGCCCGGCGACCTGCTGGCGGCCGAACTGCAGGACTTCGTGCGCCAGCAGATCGCCCCGTATAAATACCCGCGCGCCATCCGCTTCCTGCCATCGCTGCCGCGCACGGAAACGGGCAAGCTGCAGCGCTTCAAACTTCGCACGGACACCGCATGA
- a CDS encoding bifunctional salicylyl-CoA 5-hydroxylase/oxidoreductase, producing MNIVCIGGGPAGLYFSLLMKKQNPEHRITVIERNRPYDTFGWGVVFSDQTLGNLANADEPTARAILQAFNHWDDIEIHFKGETVRSGGHGFCGIGRKRLLNILQARCEELGVQLVFETEVQDDQAIAKQYGADLVIASDGLNSRIRTRYAASYQPEIEQRHCRFVWLGTRKKFEAFTFAFRQTPHGWFQAHIYQYDGDTSTFIVETPEHVWRAAGLDSMSQEEGIAFCEALFAEELDGHGLLSNSPHLRGSAQWITFPRIVCRQWVHVQNGVPVVLMGDAAHTAHYSIGSGTKLALEDAIELARCFGQHGDSDGALAAYQQLRAIEVLKIQSAARNSMEWFENVERYSAMEAPQFAYSMLTRSQRISHENLRLRDPAYVADYELWLARRAAEQAGVAAPDGALPPMLTPFKLRGVLLKNRIAVSPMAQYSAVDGVAGDYHLMHLGARAMGGAGLVFAEMTCVSADARITPACPGMYSEAHTQAWRRIVDFVHANSDAKIALQLGHAGPKGSTRPMWDGIDLPLKEGNWPLLAASEQQYLAGVSQTARAATESDLARIEQDFVRATLAAAVAGFDWIELHCAHGYLLSSFISPLTNRRTDEHGGSLENRCRYPLRVFRAMRAAWPQDKPMSVRISAHDWVEGGITPDDAVVIARLFKQAGADLIDCSSGQVSKLEQPVYGRMFQAPFADRVRNEAGIASMAVGSIFEADHANSIIAAGRADLCAVGRPHLANPAWTLTETARIGYSGAGAGTGAAWPKQYRPGQQQLERNLQRERQLAAANTGLTPQQVAARLLEG from the coding sequence ATGAATATCGTTTGCATCGGCGGCGGCCCCGCCGGCCTGTATTTCAGCCTGCTCATGAAAAAGCAGAACCCGGAGCACCGCATCACGGTCATCGAGCGCAACCGCCCGTATGACACGTTTGGCTGGGGCGTCGTGTTTTCCGACCAGACCCTGGGCAACCTGGCGAATGCGGACGAGCCGACTGCGCGTGCCATCCTGCAGGCGTTCAACCACTGGGACGATATCGAGATCCACTTCAAGGGCGAGACCGTGCGCTCGGGCGGCCATGGCTTTTGCGGCATCGGCCGCAAGCGCCTGCTCAACATCCTGCAGGCGCGCTGCGAGGAACTCGGCGTGCAGCTGGTGTTCGAGACGGAAGTGCAGGACGACCAGGCCATCGCGAAGCAGTACGGCGCCGACCTGGTGATCGCCAGCGACGGCTTGAACAGCCGCATCCGCACGCGCTACGCGGCCAGCTACCAGCCCGAGATCGAGCAGCGCCATTGCCGCTTCGTCTGGCTCGGCACGCGCAAGAAATTCGAGGCGTTTACGTTTGCCTTCCGCCAGACGCCGCACGGCTGGTTCCAGGCGCATATCTATCAATATGACGGCGACACTTCCACCTTCATCGTCGAGACGCCCGAGCACGTGTGGCGCGCGGCGGGCCTGGATAGCATGAGCCAGGAAGAGGGCATCGCCTTTTGCGAAGCGCTGTTCGCCGAGGAGCTCGACGGCCACGGTTTGCTGAGCAATTCGCCCCATTTGCGCGGCTCGGCGCAGTGGATCACCTTCCCGCGCATCGTCTGCCGCCAGTGGGTGCATGTGCAGAACGGCGTGCCCGTGGTGCTGATGGGCGACGCGGCCCACACGGCCCATTATTCGATCGGTTCGGGCACCAAGCTGGCGCTGGAAGACGCCATCGAGCTGGCGCGCTGCTTCGGCCAGCATGGGGATAGCGATGGTGCGCTGGCCGCCTACCAGCAGCTGCGCGCCATCGAGGTGCTGAAAATTCAGAGCGCGGCGCGCAATTCCATGGAGTGGTTTGAAAACGTCGAGCGCTACAGCGCCATGGAAGCGCCGCAGTTCGCCTATTCCATGCTCACGCGCAGCCAGCGCATCTCGCATGAAAACCTGCGCCTGCGCGACCCCGCGTATGTGGCCGATTATGAATTGTGGCTGGCGCGCCGCGCCGCCGAACAGGCTGGCGTGGCGGCGCCGGACGGTGCCTTGCCGCCCATGCTCACGCCGTTCAAATTGCGCGGCGTGCTGCTGAAAAACCGCATCGCCGTCTCGCCGATGGCGCAGTACAGCGCCGTCGATGGCGTGGCGGGCGACTACCATCTGATGCACCTGGGCGCGCGCGCCATGGGCGGCGCAGGTCTCGTGTTTGCCGAGATGACGTGCGTGTCGGCCGATGCGCGCATCACGCCCGCCTGCCCCGGCATGTACAGCGAAGCGCATACGCAGGCATGGCGGCGCATCGTCGATTTCGTGCATGCGAACAGCGATGCGAAGATCGCCCTGCAGCTGGGCCATGCGGGGCCGAAAGGCTCGACGCGGCCCATGTGGGACGGCATCGACCTGCCTTTGAAAGAGGGTAACTGGCCGCTGCTGGCGGCCTCGGAACAGCAATACCTGGCGGGCGTGTCGCAGACGGCGCGCGCGGCCACGGAAAGCGACCTGGCGCGCATCGAACAGGACTTCGTGCGCGCCACACTGGCGGCCGCCGTCGCCGGTTTCGACTGGATCGAGCTGCATTGCGCACACGGCTATCTGCTGTCGAGTTTTATCTCGCCGCTGACCAACCGCCGCACGGACGAACATGGCGGCAGCCTGGAAAACCGCTGCCGTTATCCGCTGCGCGTATTTCGCGCCATGCGCGCGGCCTGGCCGCAGGATAAACCGATGAGCGTGCGCATCTCGGCCCACGACTGGGTCGAAGGCGGCATCACGCCCGACGATGCGGTCGTCATCGCGCGCCTGTTCAAGCAGGCCGGCGCCGACCTGATCGACTGTTCCTCGGGCCAGGTCAGCAAACTCGAACAGCCCGTGTACGGGCGCATGTTCCAGGCGCCGTTCGCCGACCGCGTGCGCAACGAGGCTGGCATCGCCAGCATGGCCGTCGGTTCCATTTTTGAAGCCGACCACGCCAACAGCATCATCGCCGCCGGGCGCGCCGACCTGTGCGCCGTGGGCCGCCCGCACCTGGCCAACCCTGCCTGGACCTTGACGGAGACGGCGCGCATCGGCTACAGCGGCGCCGGTGCAGGGACAGGTGCAGCTTGGCCGAAACAGTACCGGCCGGGCCAGCAGCAGCTGGAACGCAATCTGCAGCGCGAGCGCCAGCTGGCCGCCGCCAACACGGGCCTCACCCCGCAACAGGTGGCCGCGCGGCTGCTGGAAGGATGA
- a CDS encoding SDR family NAD(P)-dependent oxidoreductase: MKTQELIDKHALVTGAGSGIGLACAGALLVAGARVTLAGRDGARLARARMQLEEAGHAGRVAICVLDVSVEASVQTGFAQVAAHFGRIDILVNNAGQAHAAPFGKTDAAIWQQMLAVNLTGVFHCCQAAMPAMLEAGWGRIVNVASTAGLKGYRYVSAYVAAKHGVIGLTRALALEVAPRGVTVNAVCPGYTETEMVAQAVQNIVRKTGRGEDAARAELAASNPQQRLVQPQEVADAVAWLCLPASSAMNGQSIAVAGGEVM, encoded by the coding sequence ATGAAGACGCAAGAATTAATCGACAAACACGCGCTGGTGACGGGCGCCGGCAGCGGCATCGGCCTGGCCTGCGCGGGCGCCTTGCTGGTCGCGGGCGCCAGGGTCACCCTGGCCGGGCGCGACGGCGCGCGGCTGGCGCGCGCGCGCATGCAGCTGGAAGAGGCGGGCCACGCGGGCAGGGTCGCCATCTGCGTGCTCGACGTGAGCGTGGAAGCGTCCGTGCAGACGGGTTTCGCGCAGGTCGCCGCGCATTTCGGCCGCATCGATATCCTGGTCAATAACGCGGGCCAGGCGCATGCGGCGCCCTTCGGCAAGACGGATGCGGCCATCTGGCAGCAGATGCTGGCCGTGAACCTGACGGGGGTGTTCCACTGCTGCCAGGCGGCCATGCCGGCCATGCTGGAAGCGGGCTGGGGACGCATCGTCAACGTGGCGTCGACGGCGGGCCTGAAGGGCTATCGCTACGTCAGCGCCTATGTCGCCGCCAAGCATGGCGTAATCGGCCTGACGCGCGCGCTGGCGCTGGAAGTGGCGCCGCGCGGCGTCACCGTCAACGCCGTCTGCCCCGGCTACACGGAAACGGAGATGGTGGCGCAGGCCGTGCAGAACATCGTGCGCAAGACGGGGCGCGGCGAAGACGCGGCGCGCGCAGAACTGGCGGCGTCCAATCCGCAGCAGCGGCTGGTGCAGCCGCAGGAAGTGGCCGATGCGGTGGCCTGGCTCTGCCTGCCCGCGTCGTCCGCCATGAATGGACAATCGATCGCCGTCGCCGGCGGTGAAGTCATGTAA
- a CDS encoding MarR family winged helix-turn-helix transcriptional regulator, with amino-acid sequence MDKEPENLHDEPVLDLASRLTQDHHQSLKLWLRMLSCTVKIENEVRTRLRATFGITLPRFDLMAQLERFPEGLRMGELSKRMMVTGGNITGITDQLEQEKLVLRVVDPKDRRSYSVKLTPAGRRAFDEMARVHEGWIAELLHGVTPDDKTQLIDLLSHMKQQLNNTPIKD; translated from the coding sequence ATGGATAAAGAACCCGAAAACTTGCACGACGAACCCGTGCTGGATCTGGCCAGCCGCCTGACGCAGGACCACCACCAGTCGCTGAAATTGTGGCTGCGCATGCTCTCGTGCACGGTGAAGATTGAAAACGAGGTGCGCACGCGCTTGCGCGCCACCTTCGGCATCACCTTGCCCCGTTTCGACCTGATGGCGCAGCTCGAGCGCTTTCCCGAAGGCTTGCGCATGGGCGAACTGTCCAAGCGCATGATGGTCACGGGCGGCAATATCACGGGCATCACCGACCAGCTGGAGCAGGAAAAACTGGTGCTGCGCGTGGTCGACCCGAAGGACCGCCGCTCGTACAGCGTCAAGCTGACGCCAGCTGGCCGGCGCGCCTTCGACGAGATGGCGCGCGTGCACGAAGGATGGATCGCCGAACTGCTGCACGGCGTGACGCCGGACGACAAGACCCAATTAATCGACCTGCTGTCGCACATGAAGCAGCAGTTGAATAACACCCCCATAAAGGACTGA